DNA from Marinagarivorans cellulosilyticus:
GTTTGTAATTAATGGCATGGCGCCTGCTGAAATCGAATCGATTGTTATCGACGAAGATACCAACAGTATGGATGTTGCCGTTGCAGAAGAAGGCTTGGCGCAAGCGATTGGTCGCGGTGGCCAAAACGTGCGCTTGGCATCTGAGCTAACAGGCTGGGAAATCAACGTCATGAGCGTTGATCAGTGGAACGAAAAGCAACAATCGGAAACAGGCAGCGTTATTGATACCTTTATGGAGGCGCTGGATGTTGAAGAGGAAGTTGCTGAAGTATTGGTAGAAGAAGGTTTTACCACGCTAGAAGAAGTGGCTTATGTTCCGCTTGAAGAGTTTTTGGCAATTGACGGTTTTGATGAGGATGTCGCCGAAGAGCTGCGAAGCCGAGCCAAAGATGCCTTGCTAACCAAAGCGCTAGCTGCGGAAGAGGAACTCGATAAAACCGAGCCTGCAGAAGACCTTTTAACAATGGAAGGTATGGATAGGGCTTTAGCCTTCACGTTGGCAAAACGTGGGGTGATTTGTATGGAAGACCTTGCTGAGCAGTCGGTAGACGAGCTTATGGAAGTGGATGGTATGGATGAAGAACGCGCGGCCGCTTTGATTATGAAAGCCCGCGAACCCTGGTTTGCCCAGGAAGATGAATAAGTAACGACAGAGGAATTAAAATGGCAGAAGTAATCGTAAGCGAGCTCGCCAAGTCCGTCGGCACCTCCGTCGAGCGTTTGTTAACGCAAATGGGGCAGGCAGGTTTGTCTCAATCGTCGGCCGACGATGTGGTATCTGACGAAGAAAAACAAAAGTTGCTCGGTTTTTTGAAAACTGTGCACGGTGGTGAAGCGGCAGAAGCTCCGAAGAAAATCACACTTAAGCGCAAAACAACAAGTACGCTCAAAACGGGTAGCGGCTCTAGTCGCAAGACCGTTAATGTAGAAGTGCGTAAAAAGCGCACCTATGTTAAGCGCGATGAGGCCGCAGAAGAAACTGAAGTGGCTGAAGCTGTTGCACCAGCGCCGGTTGTTGAGCCTGAAGTCGAGGTGGTGCCCGAGGTTGTTGAAGCCCCTGTTGCCGCAGAAGAGCCTGCGCCAGTGGTTGAGGAACCTGTTGTTGAACCTGAGCCCGTTGAAGAAGAGCCAGTTGTGGCCGACGCGCCAGAGGAAACTGTTGCTGAGGTAGAAGAGCCTGTAGTTGAGGCTGAGCCTGAAGCAAAAGAAGAAAAACCGGCAGCTAAAAAACCTGCTCCTATTCGTTCTAGCTTTGTCGATGACGCCGAAATTTTGCGCCAACGCGCCTTGGCTCGCCGTAAAGCACAAGCCGAAGAAGAGCGCTTAGAGGTAGAGCGCAAGCGCGAAAAAGCCGAGGCTGAGCGTCAAAAAGCGGCAGACAAGCTCAAGAAAGTGAAGGCCGTTAAAAAGCCTGAAGAGGCGCCCCGGGTGGCAACCGCTGAAGAACTGGCGGCAAAAGTTGAAGCTGAAAAGCACAAGCACGGCAAGAAAAAAATCAAAGCCGAAGCGCCTATTGAAGCCGAAGAAGAAGTTAAAAAGCACAACAAGAAAGCCGGTAAGGCTATTAAGAAAACTGATGTGCCTGCACCTAAGAAAGGTTCAGCGGTACTGAGTTATCTGGATGAAGTTGACGAAGATCGTGGTGTTAAGCGGTCGCGTGGTGGCAAAAAACGCAACGAGCGTAAGACCATCAAAATTGCAAACAAACATGGCTTCCAAAAGCCCGCAGGCAAAATATTGCACGATGTGAAAATCCCTGAAAATATTCAGGTGTCTGAGCTTGCTCAGCGAATGAGCGTGAAAGGCGGCGAGATTGTTAAGCACCTAATGAAAATGGGTGTGATGGCAACGGTTAATCAAACTATCGAGCAAGAAGTTGCACAGCTCGTTGTTGAGGAAATGGGCCACAACCCTGTATTGATTAGCTCGGATGCGGTCGAAGAGGCTTTCCAATCTGAGATTATGCAGGCGACTACCGGTGAAGAAATTTCTCGTTCCGCTATTGTGACGGTAATGGGGCACGTGGATCACGGTAAAACATCGCTTTTGGATTATATCCGTGAAGCGAAAGTGGCCTCGGGTGAAGCTGGCGGTATTACGCAGCACATTGGCGCCTACCGCGTATCTACTAGCCAAGGCGAGCTAGCCTTCTTAGACACACCTGGACACGCCGCGTTTACGGCAATGCGTGCACGTGGTGCAAAATGTACAGACGTTGTGATTCTTGTTGTCGCCGCAGACGATGGTGTAATGCCACAAACCGAAGAAGCTATTCAGCACGCTAAAGCCGCTGAAGTGCCTATGGTTGTTGCTATTAACAAGTGCGACAAAGAATCTGCTGATCCTGATCGCGTGAAGAATGAGTTAGTTGCGAAAGGCGTTGTTCCGGATGATTGGGGCGGCGATACACAGTTTATCCAAGTTTCGGCACATACCGGCCAGGGCATCGATCAGCTACTAGAAGCTGTGGCGCTACAGGCTGAGATGCTAGAGCTTAAAGCCGAAGTAGGCGTGCCTGCGCGTGGTGTGGTGATTGAATCACGCATGGACAAAGGTCGTGGTGTTATTGCAACGCTGTTGGTTCAAAGCGGTACATTAAGCAGTGGCGATATCTTGCTTGCAGGTCAAAGCTTTGGTCGCGTACGCGCCATGAGTAATGAGCTTGGGCAAAGCGTAAAAGAGGCTGGGCCATCAACACCGGTAGAAATCTTAGGTTTGGCTAGTACGCCAGAAGCCGGTGACGAGTTTGGTGTTGTGCCAGACGAGCGCAAAGCGCGTGAAGTGGCTGAGTTCCGTGCCGAGAAAGAGCGTCAAGAGCGCTTGTCGCGCCAGCAAGCGTCTAAGCTTGAAAACATGTTTGCCAATATGGGCGAAAATGGCGAGAAGAAAATCTTGCCGGTCGTTCTTAAGACCGATGTTCGCGGTTCGCTTGAAGCCATTTCTGCAGCGTTACTTGATATGGGTAATGGCGAAGTTGAAGTGAATATTGTGGGCGATGGCGTTGGCGGTATTACCGAAAACGATATCAACTTGGCGTTAACATCCGGTGCCATTGTTGTTGGCTTTAATGTGCGAGCAGATGCAAGCGCCCGTAAAGTTGCCGAGCGCGAATCTATCGAATTGCGTTACTACAGCATCATTTACCAATTAATCGATGAGGTGAAGTCTGCTCTTAGCGGCATGTTGGCACCAGAGCGCGTTGAAGAAATTGTTGGTATTGCTGATGTGCGTGAAGTATTCCGTTCACCTAAGTTTGGTCAGGTGGCCGGCTGTATGGTGACTGAAGGTACTGTTTACCGTAATAAGCCAATTCGCGTATTGCGCGATAACGTGGTGATTTTTGAAGGTGAGCTAGAATCGCTGCGCCGCTTTAAAGATGACGTGAACGAAGTACGCAACGGTACCGAGTGTGGTATCGGTGTGAAAAACTACGACGTTAAAGTGGGTGATCAAATCGAAGTCTTTGATGTGAAGGAGGTGGCGCGCGAGCTATAAGCGCGCCTGCCTAATTTATGGCTCGAGAATTTACTCGTTCTGATCGTGTAGCAGACGCTGTTCAGCGTCTGCTCGCGCAGATGATCCCCGCTGAAATCCGCGACCCGCGCGTAGGTATGGTTAACGTTAATAGCGTTGATGTTGCGCGCGACTTATCCATTGCAAAAGTGTATGTAACGGTGGTGGGTGCAGAAAAAGAAGGTTGTGAGCAAGCTGTTGTAATCCTAAACAAGGCAGCAGGTTTTTTGCGCAGTTTAATCAGCAAAGAACTCACCATGCGCTCAACCCCCAAATTGATGTTTTATTATGACTTTACCGCCCACCAAGGTGGCGTGTTAAGTGGTTTGATTGATAAAGCCGTCGCAGCCGATAAGGCCAAGCGCGCGGATGATACAGACGATAGCGAGCAATAAGCTTGGGGCGTCGTCGTAAAAATGGTCGTGCCGTTCACGGTGTTTTGGTGTTGTATAAGCCGCAAGGCTTAACGTCTAACCAGGCTTTGCAGCGTGCGCGCTATTTGTTTGATGCCAATCGCGCAGGCCACACGGGTGCGCTAGATCCTCTGGCTACGGGTGTGTTGCCTTTATGTTTTGGTGAGGCGACTAAGTTTTCGCAACACTTGCTTGATGCCGATAAAGCCTATCGCAGTACTTTTCGCTTAGGTGTTAATACCTCGACCTTGGATGCTGAAGGCGAGGTGCTAGAGGTTCGCGATGCGAGCGCAGTAACAGAAGCGCAAATCCGAGAGACGATAACCCAATTTGTTGGGCCTATAGAGCAGGTGCCTCCAATGGTTTCGGCCTTGAAGTATCAAGGGCAGCCTCTATACAAACTTGCGCGCGAAGGTAAAGAAGTCGAGCGCAAACCGCGCGCTATTACAATTTACGCAATTGAAATACTCGCAATTCGCTTAGGTGAGGTGGCCGAAGTGGATGTGCATGTGCGCTGTAGTAAAGGCACTTACATTCGTAGTTTGGCGAACGACATCGGCGAGCAATTAGCGGTGGGCGGCCATGTGTCTGTATTGCATAGAACACAAGCGGGCCCATTTTTCGAGGAGCACATGATGACTCTCGAAGCTCTTGAACAAAGCCGCGGCGACGGCGAGCCTGCCACGCTTGATCACCTATTAAAACCTATTGATGCCACCATTAACGATATTCCAGAAATTACGATTAATGCACAAGCTGTGCAGGCGTTTGCTGTTGGGCAGCCGGTCATCGTGGATGGGGTCTATCAAGTCGCGCAGCAAGGTGATAAAGTGCGCGTGCGCAATGAAAGTGGCCAATTTTTAGGCGTTGCAGAAGTCGTCGATGACGGTGTACTTGCGCCCAAGCGTTTAGTTGTATATTGAGCTACGCTGTATAGCGCGAAAGGCTTTTGCTTTTAACGTATGCCATTAGAGTTTGCGTTGGCACTAAGAATTTGCGTTAGCACTAAGAATTTGTGGTTGCTGCTAGCGCCGCAAACCGACCTAACTGTCGATATGCACGGTTAGGCCGCGTATTTCCCGTTTCTTGTTGGCTTAGCCTTCTTGGTCACGGGTGCATATTCAACATTAAATTAAGAGGAAACTTCCATGGCTCTAAGCCCACAAGAAAAAGCTGCAATCGTTAAAGACAACCAACAAGCTGAAGGCGATACTGGTTCACCTGAAGTTCAAGTTGCTTTGTTAACGGCGAACATCAATAAGCTGCAAGGTCACTTTGCTGGTAACAAGCAAGATCACCATTCACGTCGCGGTTTGATTCGCATGGTAAACCAACGTCGTAAGTTGTTGGATTACTTGAAATCAAAAGACAGCAGCCGCTACTCAGCACTTATCCAGAAGTTGGGTCTACGTCGCTAAGTTAGCTATTGTAAAAGTGCCCGCATATGCGGGCACTTTTTTGTGCTTTTTGCTGTATGGCGTTGTAGCAAATAAGTCATTCCTAATATGTTTTGTAAAAGTCGATTTTGGTGATACTGCTATCACACTGTTAGGCCAAGTAAAGCCGATAAGCTGGTGTGAAAATGTGGTTAACAATCGGCTATTTTCCAGTTTTAACAATTTGGCTGTTCGTATTTTGTTGTTAGCCGCAGTTTACGTTAAAGCTGGTATTTGTAAGCAGTGTAA
Protein-coding regions in this window:
- the infB gene encoding translation initiation factor IF-2, giving the protein MAEVIVSELAKSVGTSVERLLTQMGQAGLSQSSADDVVSDEEKQKLLGFLKTVHGGEAAEAPKKITLKRKTTSTLKTGSGSSRKTVNVEVRKKRTYVKRDEAAEETEVAEAVAPAPVVEPEVEVVPEVVEAPVAAEEPAPVVEEPVVEPEPVEEEPVVADAPEETVAEVEEPVVEAEPEAKEEKPAAKKPAPIRSSFVDDAEILRQRALARRKAQAEEERLEVERKREKAEAERQKAADKLKKVKAVKKPEEAPRVATAEELAAKVEAEKHKHGKKKIKAEAPIEAEEEVKKHNKKAGKAIKKTDVPAPKKGSAVLSYLDEVDEDRGVKRSRGGKKRNERKTIKIANKHGFQKPAGKILHDVKIPENIQVSELAQRMSVKGGEIVKHLMKMGVMATVNQTIEQEVAQLVVEEMGHNPVLISSDAVEEAFQSEIMQATTGEEISRSAIVTVMGHVDHGKTSLLDYIREAKVASGEAGGITQHIGAYRVSTSQGELAFLDTPGHAAFTAMRARGAKCTDVVILVVAADDGVMPQTEEAIQHAKAAEVPMVVAINKCDKESADPDRVKNELVAKGVVPDDWGGDTQFIQVSAHTGQGIDQLLEAVALQAEMLELKAEVGVPARGVVIESRMDKGRGVIATLLVQSGTLSSGDILLAGQSFGRVRAMSNELGQSVKEAGPSTPVEILGLASTPEAGDEFGVVPDERKAREVAEFRAEKERQERLSRQQASKLENMFANMGENGEKKILPVVLKTDVRGSLEAISAALLDMGNGEVEVNIVGDGVGGITENDINLALTSGAIVVGFNVRADASARKVAERESIELRYYSIIYQLIDEVKSALSGMLAPERVEEIVGIADVREVFRSPKFGQVAGCMVTEGTVYRNKPIRVLRDNVVIFEGELESLRRFKDDVNEVRNGTECGIGVKNYDVKVGDQIEVFDVKEVAREL
- the rbfA gene encoding 30S ribosome-binding factor RbfA; amino-acid sequence: MAREFTRSDRVADAVQRLLAQMIPAEIRDPRVGMVNVNSVDVARDLSIAKVYVTVVGAEKEGCEQAVVILNKAAGFLRSLISKELTMRSTPKLMFYYDFTAHQGGVLSGLIDKAVAADKAKRADDTDDSEQ
- the truB gene encoding tRNA pseudouridine(55) synthase TruB — its product is MGRRRKNGRAVHGVLVLYKPQGLTSNQALQRARYLFDANRAGHTGALDPLATGVLPLCFGEATKFSQHLLDADKAYRSTFRLGVNTSTLDAEGEVLEVRDASAVTEAQIRETITQFVGPIEQVPPMVSALKYQGQPLYKLAREGKEVERKPRAITIYAIEILAIRLGEVAEVDVHVRCSKGTYIRSLANDIGEQLAVGGHVSVLHRTQAGPFFEEHMMTLEALEQSRGDGEPATLDHLLKPIDATINDIPEITINAQAVQAFAVGQPVIVDGVYQVAQQGDKVRVRNESGQFLGVAEVVDDGVLAPKRLVVY
- the rpsO gene encoding 30S ribosomal protein S15, producing the protein MALSPQEKAAIVKDNQQAEGDTGSPEVQVALLTANINKLQGHFAGNKQDHHSRRGLIRMVNQRRKLLDYLKSKDSSRYSALIQKLGLRR